One region of Rana temporaria chromosome 9, aRanTem1.1, whole genome shotgun sequence genomic DNA includes:
- the LOC120914363 gene encoding trichohyalin-like — translation MDRQEESQRMDRQEESQRMDRQEESQRMDRQEENQRMDWQEESQRMDWPEESQRMDWPEESQRMDRQEESQRMDRQEESQRMDRQEESQRMDRQEESQRMDRQEESQRMDWQEESQRMDWPEESQRMDWPEESQRMDRQEESQRMDRQEERQRMDRQEESQRMDKQEESQRMDRQEERQRMDRQEESQRMDRQEESQRMDRQEESQRMDRQEESQRMDRQVESQRMDRQVESQRMDRQVESQRMDRQVESQRMDRQVESQRMDRQVESQRMDRQVESQRMDRQVESQRMNRQVESQRMDRQVETQRMDRQVETQRIDRQVESQRMDRQVESQRVDRQEESQRVDRQEESQRMDRQEESQRMDRQEESQRMDRQEESQRMDRQEESQRMDRQEERQRMDSQEERQRMDRQEERQRMDRQEERQRMDRQEERQRMDRQEERQRMDRRKERQRMDRREERQRMDRREERQRMDRREESQRIDRQEESQRIDRQEESQRIDRQKESQRIDTKGGILCIDSLALVPPKT, via the exons ATGGATAGGCAGGAGGAGAGCCAACGTATGGATAGGCAGGAGGAGAGCCAACGTATGGATAGGCAGGAGGAGAGCCAACGTATGGATAGGCAGGAGGAGAACCAACGTATGGATTGGCAGGAAGAGAGCCAACGTATGGATTGGCCGGAGGAGAGCCAACGTATGGATTGGCCGGAGGAGAGCCAACGTATGGATAGGCAGGAGGAGAGCCAACGTATGGATAGGCAGGAGGAGAGCCAACGTATGGATAGGCAGGAGGAGAGCCAACGTATGGATAGGCAGGAGGAGAGCCAACGTATGGATAGGCAGGAGGAGAGCCAACGTATGGATTGGCAGGAGGAGAGCCAACGTATGGATTGGCCGGAGGAGAGCCAACGTATGGATTGGCCGGAGGAGAGCCAACGTATGGATAGGCAGGAGGAGAGCCAACGTATGGATAGGCAGGAGGAGAGGCAACGTATGGATAGGCAGGAGGAGAGCCAACGTATGGATAAGCAGGAGGAGAGCCAACGTATGGATAGGCAGGAGGAGAGGCAACGTATGGATAG GCAGGAGGAGAGCCAACGTATGGATAGGCAGGAGGAGAGCCAACGTATGGATAGGCAGGAGGAGAGCCAACGTATGGATAGGCAGGAGGAGAGCCAACGTATGGATAGGCAGGTGGAGAGCCAACGTATGGATAGGCAGGTGGAGAGCCAACGTATGGATAGGCAGGTGGAGAGCCAACGTATGGATAGGCAGGTGGAGAGCCAACGTATGGATAGGCAGGTGGAGAGCCAACGTATGGATAGGCAGGTGGAGAGCCAACGTATGGATAGGCAGGTGGAGAGCCAACGTATGGATAGGCAGGTGGAGAGCCAACGTATGAATAGGCAGGTGGAGAGCCAACGTATGGATAGGCAGGTGGAGACCCAACGTATGGATAGGCAGGTGGAGACCCAACGTATCGATAGGCAGGTGGAGAGCCAACGTATGGATAGGCAGGTGGAGAGCCAACGTGTGGATAGGCAGGAGGAGAGCCAACGCGTGGATAGGCAGGAGGAGAGCCAACGCATGGATAGGCAGGAGGAGAGCCAACGCATGGATAGGCAGGAGGAGAGCCAACGCATGGATAGGCAGGAGGAGAGCCAACGCATGGATAGGCAGGAGGAGAGCCAACGCATGGATAGGCAGGAGGAGAGGCAACGCATGGATAGTCAGGAGGAGAGGCAACGCATGGATAGGCAGGAGGAGAGGCAACGCATGGATAGGCAGGAGGAGAGGCAACGCATGGATAGGCAGGAGGAGAGGCAACGCATGGATAGGCAGGAGGAGAGGCAACGTATGGATAGGCGGAAGGAGAGGCAACGTATGGATAGGCGGGAGGAGAGGCAACGTATGGATAGGCGGGAGGAGAGGCAACGTATGGATAGGCGGGAGGAGAGCCAACGTATCGATAGGCAGGAGGAGAGCCAACGTATCGATAGGCAGGAGGAGAGCCAACGTATCGATAGGCAGAAGGAGAGCCAACGTATCGATACAAAGGGTGGGATCCTGTGTATTGATTCATTGGCTCTAGTACCCCCTAAAACGTAA